Proteins encoded within one genomic window of Nordella sp. HKS 07:
- the motA gene encoding flagellar motor stator protein MotA: MTIVIGFVITVACLLGGFVAMGGHIGVIWQPWEYVIICGSALGTFVVANPMRTIKDSGRAIVEALKHAAPKSRDYLDLLGVLYSLMRELRSKPRNEVESQIDNPESSPIFTNFQSVLGNENLTHFICDYARLILIGNARTHEIESLMDEEIQTITRDKLKPYAALTAVSEALPALGIVAAVLGVIKAMGALDQSPELLGQLIGAALVGTFAGVFFSYGVVSPLATNIKIVREKKIRLYIIVKQTLLAFMNGAIPQVALEHGRKTISAYERPSIDDVEQETMSAGRPAGAEPAVKAAA, translated from the coding sequence TTGACGATCGTCATCGGCTTTGTGATCACAGTAGCCTGTCTTCTGGGTGGCTTTGTCGCCATGGGCGGACATATCGGCGTCATCTGGCAGCCCTGGGAATATGTCATCATCTGCGGCTCCGCACTCGGCACCTTCGTCGTTGCCAATCCCATGCGCACAATCAAGGATTCCGGCCGGGCGATCGTCGAAGCGCTCAAGCACGCCGCGCCCAAGTCGCGCGACTATCTCGACCTGCTCGGCGTGCTCTACTCGCTCATGCGCGAATTGCGCAGCAAGCCGCGCAACGAGGTCGAAAGCCAGATCGACAATCCAGAGTCCTCTCCCATTTTCACCAACTTCCAGAGCGTGCTCGGCAACGAGAATCTGACGCATTTCATCTGCGATTACGCCCGGCTGATCCTCATCGGGAATGCCCGCACCCATGAGATCGAGTCGCTGATGGACGAGGAGATCCAGACCATCACCCGCGACAAGCTCAAGCCCTATGCCGCGCTAACGGCGGTATCCGAGGCGTTGCCGGCTCTCGGCATCGTCGCAGCCGTGCTGGGCGTCATCAAGGCCATGGGCGCGCTCGACCAGTCGCCCGAACTCCTCGGTCAGCTCATCGGCGCGGCACTTGTCGGCACCTTTGCCGGCGTGTTCTTTTCGTATGGCGTCGTTTCCCCGCTCGCCACCAACATCAAGATCGTCCGTGAGAAGAAGATCAGGCTCTACATAATTGTGAAACAGACACTGCTTGCCTTCATGAACGGCGCCATACCGCAAGTGGCACTGGAGCATGGCCGCAAGACGATTTCGGCATATGAGCGGCCCTCCATCGACGATGTCGAGCAGGAGACCATGTCGGCCGGCCGGCCGGCCGGTGCCGAGCCCGCGGTCAAGGCGGCGGCCTGA
- a CDS encoding ATP-binding protein: MHRTRCEAGKSNRDLTAILETMPGAMLVLDEAGTLQKFNGAAVQLFGYAAGEVVGKRAELLMEDWQARSCPASADRQAGAFKYCGVGLRKDGSRFPMELVLAEWRSGLRPYFVGLAIDLTEKQHADARLQALQREMIHASRVSLMGTMASAMAHELNQPLCAITNYLKGLKYAASRHAEERQPDFTTILDKTADQALRAGLIIGRLRDLVAHGESERTFENIDRLIEDTSALAFPDARDHGVHVTVNHELRGELVLVDRVQIQQVILNLIRNATEAVADAGRREITISTAVADESMLSVMVADTGPGVASHRVPRLFEPFATTKRDGMGIGLFISRVIIESHGGKIWHEASPGGGAAFCFTLPRIAQDELDHAA, encoded by the coding sequence ATGCATCGCACCCGCTGCGAGGCCGGCAAGAGCAACCGAGACCTGACCGCTATTCTTGAGACGATGCCCGGCGCCATGCTGGTACTCGATGAAGCGGGCACGCTCCAGAAATTCAATGGCGCCGCGGTGCAGCTTTTCGGCTACGCCGCCGGCGAGGTAGTCGGAAAGAGAGCCGAATTATTGATGGAGGACTGGCAGGCGCGCTCCTGCCCGGCATCCGCCGACCGGCAAGCAGGCGCTTTCAAATATTGCGGCGTCGGCCTGCGCAAGGACGGATCGCGGTTTCCCATGGAACTCGTGCTCGCAGAATGGCGCTCGGGCCTCAGGCCCTATTTCGTCGGGCTGGCAATCGATCTCACCGAAAAGCAGCACGCGGACGCAAGGTTGCAAGCACTTCAGAGGGAGATGATTCACGCGTCCCGCGTGAGCCTGATGGGCACCATGGCCTCCGCGATGGCGCATGAGCTGAATCAGCCGCTTTGTGCGATCACGAATTATCTCAAGGGCCTCAAATACGCCGCCTCCCGGCATGCAGAGGAAAGGCAGCCCGATTTCACGACCATTCTCGACAAGACCGCCGACCAGGCCCTGAGGGCCGGCCTGATCATTGGCCGGCTCAGGGATCTGGTCGCACACGGCGAATCCGAACGCACATTTGAGAACATTGACAGGCTGATTGAGGATACGAGCGCCCTCGCTTTTCCCGATGCCCGTGACCACGGTGTTCACGTCACGGTCAACCATGAGCTGAGAGGTGAACTCGTATTGGTCGACCGCGTTCAGATTCAGCAGGTGATCCTCAATCTGATCCGCAATGCCACCGAGGCTGTGGCCGATGCTGGTAGGCGCGAGATCACGATCTCCACTGCGGTAGCTGACGAGTCGATGTTGAGCGTCATGGTCGCGGATACCGGTCCAGGCGTGGCGAGCCACCGCGTCCCCAGGCTCTTCGAGCCCTTCGCCACGACGAAGCGGGACGGCATGGGCATCGGCCTATTCATCTCGCGCGTGATCATCGAATCCCACGGCGGCAAGATCTGGCACGAAGCCAGCCCCGGAGGCGGTGCCGCCTTCTGTTTCACCCTCCCGCGCATAGCCCAAGACGAACTAGACCATGCCGCCTGA
- a CDS encoding FliG C-terminal domain-containing protein, with translation MSPARKIESYGGAKKAALLLLSMGKAHAAQVLRHFTAEELRLIPRFGPDVERISGVEIEGLVEEFGREFADGMKFLGTSQEVEDLISGVLTPEQIAQMKSEPVAEAREPVWGRLSTLNEQVLASYVALEHPQIATVILSRMPSELAAKVLGLLNAGLRRDVMGRMLSLAGLHDEAVVILERALGEDLLAGPVRGQQSETRSRVADIINRLDEEQVADALSNLAQTRPEDADALRGMLFSFTDIAKLSKAARTLLFDKVPTDRLVFALTSADPGLQELALSSLTARTRRMVEAELKGGQNPSPRDIRSAQRGIADLALAMAGRGEIDLNSSDAESVSQVA, from the coding sequence ATGAGTCCTGCACGCAAGATCGAATCCTATGGGGGCGCCAAGAAGGCTGCCCTGCTTCTTCTCTCCATGGGCAAGGCGCATGCGGCCCAGGTGCTCAGGCATTTCACCGCCGAGGAGCTGCGCCTCATCCCGCGCTTCGGGCCGGATGTCGAGCGCATTTCGGGCGTCGAGATCGAGGGGCTCGTCGAGGAATTCGGTCGGGAATTCGCAGACGGGATGAAGTTCCTGGGCACCAGCCAGGAGGTCGAAGACCTGATCTCCGGCGTCCTGACGCCCGAGCAGATCGCGCAGATGAAGTCCGAGCCCGTGGCCGAGGCCCGCGAGCCGGTCTGGGGCCGGCTTTCGACCCTGAACGAGCAAGTGCTCGCATCCTATGTCGCGCTGGAGCATCCTCAGATTGCCACCGTTATCCTCAGTCGGATGCCATCCGAACTGGCGGCGAAAGTTCTGGGCCTTCTCAATGCCGGCCTGCGCCGCGATGTCATGGGGCGGATGCTCAGTCTCGCCGGTCTGCATGATGAGGCGGTGGTCATCCTGGAGCGCGCGCTCGGCGAGGATCTGCTGGCCGGCCCGGTGCGCGGCCAGCAATCGGAGACCCGCAGCCGTGTGGCCGATATCATCAACCGGCTGGACGAGGAACAGGTCGCGGACGCGCTGAGCAATCTGGCGCAGACCCGGCCCGAAGATGCGGATGCGCTGCGCGGCATGCTATTCTCCTTCACCGACATCGCCAAGTTGAGCAAGGCCGCCCGGACCTTGCTGTTCGACAAGGTGCCGACTGACCGCCTCGTCTTCGCGCTGACGAGCGCGGACCCCGGTCTCCAGGAACTGGCGCTCTCCTCGCTCACCGCCCGTACCCGCCGCATGGTCGAGGCCGAACTGAAAGGCGGGCAGAATCCGTCACCGCGCGACATCCGCTCGGCTCAACGGGGTATCGCCGATCTCGCCTTGGCGATGGCGGGTCGCGGTGAAATCGACCTCAATTCCTCCGACGCTGAAAGCGTGTCGCAGGTCGCATAA
- the flhB gene encoding flagellar biosynthesis protein FlhB: MSETVDQDSKTEEATPRKIEESIRKGQVPFSREAPIFASLLGMLAASWFLMRESGARLVLALEQFIENPAGWSLESNSDVALLFGAVVRDLAIFLLPPVAVLMIAGLVASLVQNPVQFVGERIRPQTSRLSVGKGWKRVFGLHGQVEFLKSLFKFAAIATITFIVVSSEQGRILNAMLVEPGSLPELVLAISLRLLAAACVATVVLMAVDLVWSRLSWLRELRMTRQEVKDEYKQSDGDPIVKARQRSLARDRLRKRMMASVPRATLVIANPTHYAVALRYEREEGGAPVVVAKGQDLIALKIREIAEHHGIPVIEDKPLARALCKSVEVNMMIPAEFYQAVAQLIHFISTHKHRYSSRR, encoded by the coding sequence ATGTCGGAAACAGTCGACCAAGACAGCAAAACGGAAGAGGCAACCCCTCGGAAGATCGAAGAGTCGATCCGCAAGGGCCAGGTCCCTTTCTCGCGCGAGGCCCCTATATTCGCCTCGCTTCTGGGGATGCTAGCGGCGTCCTGGTTCCTGATGCGCGAAAGCGGCGCGCGGCTGGTGCTGGCGCTCGAGCAGTTCATCGAAAATCCCGCCGGCTGGTCGCTGGAGAGCAATAGCGATGTGGCGCTTCTCTTCGGGGCTGTCGTGCGCGACCTCGCGATTTTTCTTCTTCCGCCGGTCGCCGTTCTGATGATCGCCGGTCTCGTAGCCTCCCTGGTGCAGAATCCGGTGCAATTCGTCGGCGAGCGCATCAGGCCGCAGACGTCGCGGCTCTCTGTTGGCAAGGGCTGGAAGCGTGTTTTTGGCCTGCACGGCCAGGTGGAATTCCTTAAGAGCTTGTTCAAGTTTGCGGCCATCGCGACGATCACTTTCATCGTCGTCAGCTCCGAGCAAGGCCGCATTCTTAATGCCATGCTGGTCGAGCCCGGCTCGCTTCCGGAACTCGTGCTGGCAATCTCGTTGCGCCTGCTGGCGGCGGCATGTGTCGCCACCGTCGTTCTGATGGCCGTGGATCTCGTCTGGTCGCGGTTGTCCTGGCTGCGGGAATTGCGCATGACCCGTCAGGAGGTCAAGGACGAGTACAAGCAATCGGACGGCGATCCGATCGTGAAAGCGCGGCAGAGGTCGCTGGCGCGCGATCGTCTGAGAAAGCGGATGATGGCATCAGTGCCGCGCGCGACACTCGTCATCGCCAATCCCACGCACTACGCGGTGGCGCTGCGCTATGAGCGTGAGGAGGGAGGCGCTCCCGTCGTGGTGGCGAAGGGACAGGATCTGATCGCGCTGAAGATCAGGGAGATCGCCGAGCATCACGGCATTCCGGTCATCGAAGACAAGCCTCTGGCAAGGGCCCTGTGCAAGAGTGTGGAAGTCAACATGATGATTCCGGCGGAGTTCTACCAGGCGGTCGCGCAGCTCATTCATTTCATCTCCACTCATAAACACCGATATTCGTCGAGAAGATAA
- the fliI gene encoding flagellar protein export ATPase FliI, with product MSGAHALLRLENALATARAYQKLRIGGRIKEVTPAHYRVCGLAGHLMLGEQVCLEREDGPVIGEVVRLDETGATIKSYDKITDAGLGEVAWRLSRLTISPSHSWKGRIINALGEPVDGRGSIVAGELAISTDRLPPQATKRRIAKTPLATTIRVVDLFTPLCAGQRIGVFAGSGIGKTTLLSMFARAQGFDTVVVALVGERGREVREFAEVTLKDSLERAVVVVATSDESAMLRRQAPQTAMAVAEYFRDRGESVLLIVDSVTRYAHACREIALAAGEPPVARGYAPSVFGDIPRLLERAGPGEDGSGAITGIFSVLVDGDDHNEPIADTVRGILDGHIVLDRAIAEQGRFPAVNVLTSVSRLAHHAWTTEQRGLISKLRALIARFEDTRDLRLLGGYQPGSDTELDQAVQLVPIIYEAVKQGPDSPYGASAFRDLADALAAQTVAAPQS from the coding sequence GTGAGTGGCGCACATGCGCTTCTGCGTCTCGAAAATGCGCTGGCCACGGCCAGAGCATACCAGAAACTCCGGATCGGCGGCCGCATAAAGGAAGTCACGCCCGCGCATTACCGGGTCTGCGGGCTTGCCGGACATCTGATGCTGGGCGAGCAGGTCTGCCTCGAGAGAGAGGACGGTCCGGTCATCGGCGAGGTCGTCCGTCTCGATGAGACGGGGGCCACCATCAAATCCTACGACAAGATCACCGATGCCGGGCTCGGCGAAGTGGCCTGGCGGCTCAGCCGCCTGACGATCAGTCCCAGCCATAGCTGGAAGGGGCGGATCATCAACGCCCTGGGCGAGCCGGTCGACGGACGCGGGTCCATCGTCGCAGGCGAACTCGCGATCTCCACCGACAGGTTGCCGCCGCAGGCGACGAAGAGGCGGATCGCCAAGACGCCGCTCGCGACCACCATCAGGGTGGTCGATCTGTTCACCCCGCTCTGCGCCGGGCAACGGATCGGCGTCTTTGCCGGCTCCGGCATCGGCAAGACGACACTTCTGTCGATGTTCGCGCGCGCCCAGGGGTTCGACACGGTCGTCGTGGCGTTGGTCGGAGAGCGAGGCCGCGAGGTCAGGGAGTTCGCCGAGGTCACGCTGAAGGACAGCCTGGAGCGCGCCGTCGTCGTCGTCGCCACCAGCGACGAAAGCGCCATGCTGCGCCGGCAGGCGCCGCAGACGGCCATGGCGGTCGCCGAGTATTTCCGCGACCGCGGCGAGTCCGTTCTGCTGATCGTCGACTCGGTGACGCGTTATGCGCATGCCTGCCGCGAGATCGCGCTTGCGGCGGGCGAGCCGCCGGTGGCGCGCGGCTATGCGCCCAGCGTCTTCGGAGACATACCGAGACTGCTGGAGCGGGCGGGACCGGGCGAGGACGGGAGCGGTGCCATCACCGGCATCTTCTCCGTCCTGGTCGATGGCGACGATCACAACGAGCCGATCGCAGACACGGTGCGTGGAATTCTCGATGGCCATATCGTGCTTGACCGTGCCATCGCCGAGCAAGGCCGCTTTCCCGCCGTCAATGTGCTGACATCAGTCTCCCGTCTGGCTCATCACGCATGGACAACCGAACAGCGAGGACTGATCAGTAAATTGCGCGCTCTGATTGCGCGCTTCGAGGATACACGCGACCTCCGATTGTTGGGCGGGTATCAACCGGGTTCCGACACGGAACTCGATCAAGCAGTGCAACTGGTTCCGATCATTTACGAAGCGGTGAAACAAGGACCGGATTCGCCCTATGGCGCCTCGGCCTTTCGCGATCTGGCCGATGCTCTGGCGGCGCAGACTGTTGCAGCCCCGCAATCCTAA
- a CDS encoding DUF1217 domain-containing protein, producing the protein MLTTYASYRLITSDMTRSLERVAAQPTISRDAAYYLKNIEDVKSIDEFLENDRLYSFAMKAFGLSDMTYAKALIRKALTEGVDSRDAFVNKLTDPRYKDFVSTFNFERYGETTTIFASTRQGVVDKFMRQTLEEQAGASNEGVRLALYFERKAAGVGSVYGLLGDKAMLQVVQTALGIPPAAGRANIDAQARMISERLDINDLKDPAKLKDFLTRFTSLWEASNPSSPAPSPALLIGKPVENGISTNLLMGLQKLRLGGG; encoded by the coding sequence GTGCTGACCACGTACGCAAGCTATCGCCTCATCACCAGCGACATGACACGCTCGCTCGAACGGGTCGCCGCCCAGCCGACCATTTCCCGCGACGCGGCCTATTATCTGAAGAACATCGAAGACGTGAAGTCGATCGACGAGTTCCTGGAGAACGACCGGCTCTATTCGTTTGCCATGAAGGCATTTGGGCTCAGCGATATGACCTATGCCAAGGCGCTGATCCGCAAGGCGCTGACCGAGGGCGTCGACAGCAGAGATGCCTTCGTCAACAAGCTCACGGATCCGCGCTACAAGGATTTCGTCTCCACCTTCAATTTCGAGCGCTATGGCGAGACGACGACGATCTTCGCCAGCACCAGGCAGGGCGTCGTCGACAAATTCATGCGCCAGACCCTCGAGGAGCAGGCCGGCGCGAGCAACGAGGGTGTTCGTCTGGCCCTATATTTCGAGCGCAAGGCGGCCGGCGTCGGCAGCGTCTATGGACTGCTCGGCGACAAAGCGATGCTCCAGGTCGTGCAGACCGCGCTCGGCATCCCTCCCGCCGCCGGGCGCGCCAATATCGATGCCCAGGCGAGGATGATCTCCGAGCGTCTCGACATCAACGATCTGAAGGATCCGGCCAAGCTCAAGGACTTCCTCACCCGCTTCACGAGTCTGTGGGAGGCCAGCAACCCCTCGAGCCCGGCGCCCTCGCCCGCCCTGCTCATCGGCAAGCCGGTGGAAAATGGCATCAGTACGAACCTGCTGATGGGCCTGCAGAAGCTCAGGCTCGGCGGAGGCTGA
- the fliN gene encoding flagellar motor switch protein FliN, with product MNRYGDTSISAALSNDAPRPSEPPAREAYASSAEGPGLDLIKRIPVSVQVVLGSATMTVAELMQLGRGSVVMLDRGVGEPVEVLVNGRVVARGEVVVVEEQTSRLGVSLTEIVGAPAGAAAASRTR from the coding sequence ATGAACCGTTATGGCGACACCTCCATCAGCGCGGCCCTGAGCAACGACGCGCCGCGCCCGTCTGAACCGCCGGCGAGGGAAGCATATGCGTCGAGCGCCGAGGGCCCCGGCCTCGATCTCATCAAGCGCATCCCGGTTTCGGTCCAGGTGGTGCTCGGCTCGGCAACGATGACCGTCGCCGAGCTCATGCAACTGGGGCGCGGCTCGGTCGTGATGCTCGACCGGGGCGTCGGCGAGCCCGTCGAAGTGCTGGTGAACGGCCGGGTTGTCGCGCGCGGCGAAGTGGTCGTGGTGGAGGAGCAGACTTCCCGCCTGGGCGTTTCCCTCACCGAAATTGTCGGTGCGCCCGCAGGTGCCGCGGCGGCGTCGCGGACCAGATAG
- the flgB gene encoding flagellar basal body rod protein FlgB, translated as MSGIGLFGVAFQQAQWLSVRQTAIAENVANASTPGYRSVDVEPFDTVLQKAGLDLSLTTPGHMATGMSGIRPPVAERDKDIKVSASGNSVSVERELIKADEVNRAYALNTNVVKTFHKMLLMSVK; from the coding sequence ATGAGTGGGATCGGTCTTTTCGGGGTGGCGTTTCAGCAGGCGCAGTGGCTGTCGGTTCGTCAGACGGCGATCGCGGAGAATGTCGCCAATGCCAGCACCCCCGGCTACCGGTCGGTCGATGTCGAGCCCTTCGATACCGTGCTCCAGAAGGCCGGGCTCGACTTGAGCCTCACCACCCCGGGCCATATGGCTACCGGCATGAGCGGCATACGGCCGCCGGTCGCCGAGCGCGACAAGGACATCAAGGTTTCCGCTTCGGGCAATTCCGTGAGCGTCGAGCGCGAGCTGATCAAGGCCGACGAGGTCAATCGCGCCTATGCCCTCAATACCAATGTCGTCAAGACATTCCATAAGATGCTGTTGATGAGCGTGAAATAG
- a CDS encoding FliM/FliN family flagellar motor switch protein: protein MQNYESHMERPVSGTGILTGPASAAGKLAILRQVLADVCQGLTRLLAPGGETKLELQLGAIDFGKAGDVLAGHSESIASAALRADSWDASLLAGFDRDFIYSLIDVLFGGQGGDAPFRPDRNLTKIEAEIVKVVFRQVALALERSFGQTGPAAFSLERTDSPPSYDCIGRPSSMIAVATIELASAGGGGRMFVALPQSAFVFLRPLPPRKAPAPAPVMDPQWRNLLGNRLYGADVSVTAVLGSKQMTLGEIADLQIGQIIEIDLGFRPSHKPRLQWPATLLVQARAGQRGLFPQR from the coding sequence ATGCAGAACTACGAAAGCCATATGGAACGGCCGGTGTCGGGAACCGGAATCCTGACCGGACCCGCGAGTGCCGCGGGCAAGCTGGCGATACTCCGGCAGGTCCTTGCCGACGTTTGCCAGGGCCTGACACGTTTGCTGGCCCCGGGCGGCGAGACGAAACTCGAGCTCCAACTCGGCGCGATCGATTTCGGCAAGGCCGGAGACGTGCTGGCCGGCCACTCTGAAAGCATCGCCAGCGCCGCGCTCCGAGCTGACTCCTGGGATGCATCGCTACTGGCGGGCTTCGACCGCGACTTCATCTACTCCCTGATCGACGTGCTCTTTGGCGGCCAGGGAGGCGACGCGCCGTTCCGGCCGGACCGCAACCTGACCAAGATCGAAGCGGAGATCGTCAAGGTCGTGTTCCGGCAGGTGGCGCTCGCTTTGGAACGAAGCTTCGGCCAGACGGGACCCGCGGCCTTCAGCCTGGAGCGCACCGACAGCCCGCCTTCCTATGACTGCATCGGACGGCCGAGCAGCATGATCGCGGTGGCGACGATCGAACTCGCCAGCGCTGGCGGCGGCGGCCGGATGTTCGTCGCGCTGCCCCAATCCGCATTCGTCTTCCTGCGCCCGCTGCCGCCCCGCAAGGCGCCTGCCCCCGCGCCGGTGATGGACCCGCAATGGCGGAACCTGCTCGGCAACCGCCTTTATGGCGCCGACGTGTCGGTGACCGCGGTACTCGGCTCCAAGCAGATGACGCTTGGCGAGATCGCCGATCTTCAGATCGGGCAGATCATCGAGATCGACCTCGGTTTCCGGCCATCGCATAAGCCTCGATTGCAATGGCCAGCAACTCTACTGGTGCAAGCTCGCGCAGGCCAGCGGGGTCTATTCCCTCAACGTTGA
- the fixJ gene encoding response regulator FixJ, with protein MPPEIVHVVDDDEAARDSLAFLLQSVGYSVKTYGSAAALLAEPAALAAGCVITDLRMPEIDGLQLLRELKKRPVEMPVLIITGHGDIPLAVEAMRAGAVNFLQKPFDDETLLAAVSSAFKSQQEQSRQTGQRSEIAARLDQLSVRERQVLEGLIAGRPNKVIAFDLGISIRTIEIYRANVMTKMRAGSLSDLIRMTMMVPLPPHPQAAAE; from the coding sequence ATGCCGCCTGAAATCGTTCATGTCGTCGATGACGACGAAGCCGCACGCGATTCCCTCGCATTCCTACTTCAAAGTGTCGGATATTCCGTCAAGACATATGGCTCCGCGGCCGCTTTGCTCGCCGAGCCTGCGGCGCTCGCGGCGGGCTGTGTCATAACCGATCTGCGCATGCCGGAGATCGACGGCCTGCAGCTGTTGCGCGAGTTGAAGAAACGGCCTGTCGAGATGCCCGTTCTGATCATCACCGGTCACGGGGATATTCCCCTCGCCGTCGAAGCGATGCGCGCCGGCGCCGTCAATTTCCTTCAGAAGCCTTTCGACGATGAGACCCTGCTGGCGGCGGTGAGCTCGGCGTTCAAAAGCCAGCAGGAGCAAAGCCGGCAAACCGGCCAGCGATCGGAAATCGCGGCACGGCTGGACCAGCTCTCGGTGCGCGAGCGCCAGGTTCTCGAGGGCCTCATCGCCGGACGGCCCAACAAGGTGATTGCCTTCGACCTCGGCATCAGCATCCGTACGATCGAAATCTACCGCGCCAATGTCATGACGAAAATGCGCGCCGGCAGCCTGTCCGATCTCATCCGCATGACCATGATGGTGCCTCTGCCGCCGCATCCGCAAGCCGCGGCCGAATAG
- a CDS encoding dihydrodipicolinate synthase family protein, with the protein MPWTGVFPAVTTKMRPDGEIDIKATQASLDRLIANGVSGVIVLPMLGENASLRQAERDMVVRAAKEVVAGRVPLLSGLAELSEEDAVAAARNYEKLGAEGLMVFPSLAYRTDSRETVAWYRAVGGASGLPIMIYNNPLAYRVDVGPQELEQLADMPSIVCIKEESGDIRRITDIYNRVGDRYAVFCGVDDLILESVALGATGWVSGMTNAWPEECVRLFNLCRDGAFTEARELYRILTPSFHLDTSVKLVQYIKLAEHLVYGAPDAVRRPRLPLTDADRREATAIIQDAITALARKVA; encoded by the coding sequence ATGCCCTGGACTGGCGTATTTCCTGCCGTGACCACGAAGATGCGGCCAGACGGCGAGATCGACATCAAGGCAACGCAGGCCAGTCTCGACCGTCTGATCGCCAACGGCGTATCGGGCGTAATCGTCCTGCCGATGCTGGGCGAGAATGCTTCCCTGCGGCAGGCCGAGCGCGACATGGTGGTGCGGGCCGCGAAGGAAGTCGTGGCCGGGCGCGTGCCACTGCTGTCCGGCCTCGCGGAACTCTCCGAGGAAGATGCGGTCGCTGCGGCCCGCAATTACGAGAAACTGGGCGCCGAGGGGCTGATGGTGTTTCCGAGCCTCGCCTATCGGACCGATTCACGCGAGACGGTCGCCTGGTATCGCGCCGTCGGCGGCGCCTCCGGTCTCCCCATCATGATCTACAACAATCCGCTCGCCTACAGGGTCGATGTCGGTCCTCAGGAACTCGAGCAACTAGCCGACATGCCGAGCATCGTCTGCATCAAAGAAGAGAGCGGCGACATCCGCCGCATCACCGATATCTACAATCGGGTCGGGGATCGCTATGCGGTTTTCTGCGGCGTGGACGATCTGATTCTCGAAAGCGTAGCTCTTGGCGCCACGGGCTGGGTTTCGGGTATGACCAATGCCTGGCCCGAGGAGTGCGTGCGACTTTTCAATCTCTGTCGTGACGGCGCCTTCACCGAAGCGCGCGAGCTCTATCGTATCCTGACGCCGTCTTTCCACCTCGATACGAGCGTCAAGCTGGTCCAGTACATCAAGCTTGCCGAACATCTGGTCTATGGCGCGCCCGACGCGGTGCGTCGTCCACGTTTGCCGCTCACCGATGCCGATCGCCGCGAGGCGACAGCGATCATCCAGGATGCGATTACCGCTCTCGCGCGAAAGGTGGCCTGA
- the flgF gene encoding flagellar basal-body rod protein FlgF produces MQTGLYVALSAQLALQKRLDTVAGNVANTGTAGFRAEEVRFETLLMQAGSDQIAFTSPGQTYLSRRAGELVQTGNPLDTAVKGDGWMAIATPSGTAYTRDGRMRMLESGELQTLSGHPILDAGGAPLLLDPIAGPPKIAADGMISQGSRLMGAIGLFRIPESAKLLRAGESAVIPDRPAEPVLDFVKDGVVQGFMERSNVNPVLEMARLIQLTRAFESVASVLNESESSLQSAIKNLGTGS; encoded by the coding sequence ATGCAGACCGGGCTCTATGTCGCGCTCTCGGCCCAGCTCGCGTTGCAGAAACGGCTCGACACGGTCGCCGGGAATGTCGCCAACACCGGAACCGCGGGATTCCGGGCGGAGGAGGTAAGATTCGAGACGCTGCTGATGCAGGCGGGGAGCGATCAGATCGCCTTTACATCGCCGGGACAGACCTATCTGTCGCGGCGCGCCGGCGAACTCGTGCAGACCGGCAATCCGCTCGATACTGCCGTCAAGGGCGACGGCTGGATGGCCATCGCCACGCCCTCCGGCACTGCCTATACCCGCGACGGACGGATGCGGATGCTGGAGAGCGGTGAGCTCCAGACGCTCAGCGGTCACCCAATCCTGGATGCCGGCGGCGCGCCCCTCCTCCTCGATCCCATTGCCGGTCCGCCAAAGATCGCCGCCGACGGGATGATCAGCCAGGGCTCGCGGCTAATGGGCGCCATCGGACTCTTCCGCATCCCCGAAAGCGCTAAGCTCCTGCGCGCGGGAGAATCCGCTGTGATCCCCGACAGGCCGGCTGAGCCGGTGCTCGATTTCGTGAAGGACGGTGTTGTGCAGGGCTTCATGGAGCGCTCCAACGTCAATCCCGTCCTTGAAATGGCGCGGCTCATCCAGCTCACACGCGCCTTCGAAAGCGTCGCGTCGGTCCTGAACGAATCCGAGTCGTCGCTGCAAAGCGCCATCAAGAATCTCGGAACCGGATCGTGA